In Chrysemys picta bellii isolate R12L10 chromosome 3, ASM1138683v2, whole genome shotgun sequence, a single genomic region encodes these proteins:
- the LOC135982416 gene encoding uncharacterized protein LOC135982416, with the protein MQSSPAVMAMQSVNRKRAPAWTDREVLDLIAVWGDESVLSELRSKRRNAKIYEKISKDMAERGYSRDATQCRVKIKELRQGYQKTKEANGRSGSHPQTSRFYEALHSILGAAATTTPPVTVDSEDGILSTAGSSDMLGDGEDEEGDEEGEAVGSSHNADFPDSQDLFITLTEIPYEASPAITPDTESGEGSATPSATVSQPSLESHSQRLARIRRRKKRTREDMFSELMASSQAQAAQQTQWRENLTRMHQANMDREERWRQEDQQATLTLLGLLREQTDTLRRLVDVLQERRQEDRAPLQSISNRPPPPPSPIPTSPKVQRRRGGRVPANSHSTPAESSSSRRLSFPKI; encoded by the exons atgcagagctctccagcagtgatggccatgcagtctgtgaatagaaagagagccccagcatggactgatcgtgaagtcttggatctcatcgctgtgtggggcgatgagtccgtgctttccgagctgcgatccaaaagaaggaatgcaaagatctacgagaagatctctaaagacatggcagagagaggatacagccgggatgcaacgcagtgccgcgtgaaaatcaaggagctgagacaaggctaccagaagaccaaagaggcaaacggacgctccggatcccatccccagacatcccgtttctacgaggcactgcattccatcctcggtgctgccgccaccactaccccaccagtgaccgtggactctgaggatgggatactgtccacggccggttcctcagacatgttaggggacggggaagatgaggaaggagatgaggagggcgaggcagttggcagctctcacaacgctgatttccccgacagccaggatctcttcatcacccttacagagatcccctacgaagcgtccccagccattaccccggacacagaatctggtgaaggatcagcca ccccgtctgcgactgtctcacaacctagcctggaatcacactcccagaggctagcgcggattaggcgtaggaagaagaggacacgggaggacatgttctctgagcttatggcctcttcccaagcccaggcagcacagcagacccagtggcgggagaacttgacccgaatgcaccaagccaacatggatcgggaggagaggtggcggcaggaagaccagcaggcgactctaacgctgcttggactactgagggagcaaacggacacgctccggcgccttgtggatgttctgcaggaacggaggcaggaggacagagccccgctgcagtccatctctaaccgccctcccccgccaccaagtcccatacccacctcacccaaagtgcaaagaaggagaggcggcagagtccctgctaactctcactccacccctgcagagagctctagtagcagaaggctctcatttcccaaaatttga